The following proteins are encoded in a genomic region of Burkholderia pyrrocinia:
- a CDS encoding DUF2628 domain-containing protein: MSEVTTTTASASNDEIAAYVGKKAAWFEKKWAIAESRKSRQSWNWAACFLGPVWMAYRCMYWQAAAVLGATLAITLVELLYFPKYFESSTLDPVTIAIAVSLGWYGNGIYKTYVERRIEKLRPNAMSGESFLALLEAQGGTNWLAAAGFAVATPLLGFLMIMIRNLVGATY, from the coding sequence ATGTCCGAGGTCACGACCACCACAGCGTCAGCGAGCAACGACGAAATCGCCGCTTACGTCGGCAAGAAAGCCGCCTGGTTCGAGAAGAAATGGGCGATCGCCGAATCGCGCAAGAGCCGGCAGTCCTGGAACTGGGCGGCCTGCTTCCTGGGCCCGGTCTGGATGGCGTATCGATGCATGTACTGGCAGGCGGCCGCCGTTCTTGGCGCGACGCTCGCGATCACGTTGGTCGAGTTGCTGTACTTCCCGAAATACTTCGAATCGAGCACGCTCGACCCGGTCACGATTGCGATCGCGGTCTCGCTCGGCTGGTATGGGAACGGCATCTACAAGACGTACGTCGAACGCAGGATCGAAAAGCTGCGCCCGAACGCGATGTCCGGCGAATCGTTTCTCGCGCTGCTGGAAGCGCAAGGTGGCACGAACTGGCTCGCGGCGGCCGGTTTCGCGGTCGCGACGCCGCTGCTCGGTTTCCTGATGATCATGATCCGCAACCTCGTGGGCGCGACGTATTGA
- a CDS encoding sigma-70 family RNA polymerase sigma factor, translated as MTRLDPAKGSAEQRADAAASFDPLRRTLIRVAYRMLGSVADAEDMVQEAFIRWMDVDRTEVRVPEAFLRRMVMRMCLDQLKSARHQRETYIGPWLPEPVVEEDEQEDVTLPLMLALERLSPLERAAFLLHDVFGLEFDEVARTIQRDPAACRQLAARARTHVREARPRFHVEKQRGIELAEAFFAASRSGDMRALGAMLAEDVSLHSDGGGKRTAAGKPVFGFERVMKVHEYLAELFATHASKLVRAGFVNGLPGFVTLESDGELQTTALEIEDGKIVAIYVVRNPDKLKHLH; from the coding sequence ATGACGCGCCTCGATCCGGCCAAGGGTAGCGCCGAACAACGGGCCGACGCGGCAGCGAGCTTCGACCCGCTGCGCCGCACGCTGATCCGCGTCGCGTACCGGATGCTCGGTTCCGTCGCGGATGCCGAGGACATGGTGCAGGAGGCCTTCATCCGCTGGATGGACGTCGACCGCACCGAGGTGCGCGTGCCCGAGGCGTTCCTGCGCCGTATGGTGATGCGCATGTGCCTCGACCAGCTGAAGTCCGCGCGGCACCAGCGCGAGACCTATATCGGCCCGTGGCTGCCCGAGCCGGTCGTCGAGGAAGATGAACAGGAGGACGTCACGTTGCCGCTGATGCTCGCGCTCGAACGGCTCTCGCCGCTCGAACGCGCGGCATTCCTGCTGCATGACGTGTTCGGCCTCGAGTTCGACGAAGTGGCCAGGACCATCCAGCGCGACCCGGCCGCATGCCGGCAGCTCGCCGCGCGGGCCCGCACGCATGTGCGCGAAGCGCGGCCGCGTTTTCATGTCGAGAAGCAGCGCGGGATCGAGCTGGCCGAGGCGTTCTTCGCCGCGTCACGCAGCGGCGACATGCGCGCGCTCGGCGCGATGCTCGCCGAGGACGTGAGCCTGCATTCGGACGGCGGCGGCAAGCGCACGGCCGCCGGCAAGCCGGTATTCGGCTTCGAGCGCGTGATGAAGGTGCACGAATACCTGGCCGAGCTGTTCGCCACGCATGCGTCGAAGCTCGTGCGGGCCGGGTTCGTCAACGGTCTGCCGGGTTTCGTCACGCTGGAATCCGACGGCGAGCTGCAGACGACCGCACTCGAGATCGAGGACGGGAAGATCGTCGCGATCTATGTCGTGCGGAATCCTGACAAGTTGAAGCATCTGCATTGA
- a CDS encoding carboxymuconolactone decarboxylase family protein, translating into MTAKLNPFAAAPALMKDWMTVSVAAAKSLEPTLIELVKIRASQINACANCINMHTVEAREQGETEQRIYLLAAWREAPCYTDRERAALGWTEALTRLSEGQATHEAAYAALNDHFSQEEQVKLTLMINVINGWNRLAVGFGLWIDPAEAKASAAKMVA; encoded by the coding sequence ATGACTGCGAAACTCAATCCGTTTGCCGCCGCTCCCGCGCTGATGAAGGACTGGATGACCGTGTCGGTCGCCGCTGCGAAGAGCCTCGAGCCGACGCTGATCGAGCTGGTCAAGATCCGCGCATCGCAGATCAACGCGTGTGCGAACTGCATTAACATGCACACCGTCGAAGCGCGCGAGCAAGGCGAGACCGAGCAGCGCATCTACCTGCTCGCCGCGTGGCGCGAAGCGCCCTGCTACACCGACCGCGAACGCGCGGCGCTCGGCTGGACCGAGGCGCTCACGCGGCTGTCGGAAGGCCAGGCAACGCACGAAGCGGCCTATGCGGCGCTGAACGACCACTTCAGTCAGGAGGAACAGGTGAAACTCACGCTGATGATCAACGTGATCAACGGCTGGAACCGGCTTGCTGTCGGCTTCGGGCTGTGGATCGACCCGGCCGAGGCGAAGGCCTCCGCCGCGAAGATGGTCGCCTGA
- the egtB gene encoding ergothioneine biosynthesis protein EgtB — MSLLASQLQRRYQDVRAHSIALTATLSAEDQAVQSMPDASPAKWHLAHTTWFFETVVLMRRVPGYAPFDDAFQFLFNSYYEALGPRHPRPQRGLLTRPSLDVVHAYRQHVDAAMLRALASADPALLDAIAPEIELGLHHEQQHQELIVTDMLHAFSCNPLKPAFRPRNGMDAGAMATGDAGAQRWLHQPGGLVEIGHDGDAFSFDNERPRHTALVRPYEIANRLVTNAEFAAFVADGGYMRPEYWLSDGWATVQREGWQGPAYWMPDDDDVAATRVRRTFGLHGVEPLAPDAPVCHVSFYEAAAYAEWAGARLPTEFEWETAFADEGIQQMLGHVWQWTRSSYEPYPGFRPLAGVAAEYNGKFMVGQQVLRGSSIATPPGHERPTYRNFFPPAARWQFTGVRLARDV; from the coding sequence ATGAGCCTCCTTGCATCACAGCTTCAGCGCCGTTACCAGGACGTGCGCGCCCACAGCATCGCGTTGACGGCGACGCTGTCCGCCGAAGACCAGGCCGTGCAGTCGATGCCCGACGCGAGTCCGGCGAAGTGGCATCTCGCGCATACGACCTGGTTCTTCGAAACCGTCGTGCTGATGCGCCGCGTGCCCGGCTACGCGCCGTTCGACGACGCATTCCAGTTCCTCTTCAATTCCTATTACGAAGCGCTCGGCCCGCGCCATCCGCGCCCGCAGCGCGGGCTGCTCACGCGCCCGTCGCTCGACGTGGTGCACGCGTACCGGCAACACGTCGACGCAGCGATGCTGCGCGCGCTGGCGAGCGCCGATCCGGCGCTGCTCGACGCGATCGCGCCCGAGATCGAACTCGGCCTGCATCACGAGCAGCAGCACCAGGAGCTGATCGTCACGGACATGCTGCATGCGTTCTCGTGCAACCCGCTGAAGCCGGCGTTCCGGCCGCGCAACGGGATGGACGCGGGCGCGATGGCCACGGGCGACGCCGGGGCGCAGCGCTGGCTTCACCAGCCGGGCGGGCTCGTCGAGATCGGCCACGACGGCGATGCGTTCTCGTTCGACAACGAACGGCCGCGCCACACGGCGCTCGTGCGGCCGTACGAGATCGCGAATCGCCTCGTGACGAATGCGGAATTCGCGGCGTTCGTCGCCGACGGCGGCTACATGCGCCCGGAATACTGGCTGTCCGACGGCTGGGCAACGGTGCAGCGGGAAGGGTGGCAAGGGCCCGCGTACTGGATGCCCGACGACGACGACGTGGCCGCCACGCGCGTACGGCGCACGTTCGGCCTGCACGGCGTCGAACCGCTCGCGCCCGACGCACCGGTGTGCCATGTGAGCTTCTACGAAGCGGCCGCGTATGCGGAATGGGCCGGCGCGCGGCTGCCGACCGAGTTCGAATGGGAAACCGCGTTCGCCGATGAAGGCATCCAGCAGATGCTCGGGCACGTGTGGCAGTGGACGCGTTCGTCCTACGAGCCATATCCGGGCTTTCGGCCGCTCGCGGGTGTCGCGGCCGAATACAACGGCAAGTTCATGGTCGGCCAGCAGGTCCTGCGCGGCAGCAGCATCGCGACGCCGCCCGGGCACGAACGGCCGACGTACCGCAATTTCTTTCCGCCGGCCGCGCGCTGGCAATTCACGGGAGTGCGACTTGCGCGAGACGTCTGA
- the egtD gene encoding L-histidine N(alpha)-methyltransferase — MRETSDQTATSGGQQPARDSRPSAFERDLIDGLSRTPRSISPKYFYDAAGSELFDRICELPEYYPTRTELGILRDRAAEIVRRVGPHADIVEFGAGSLEKIRVLLDAFAGNYANAPARYVPVDISADYLHDAAARLRSAYPWLDVAPIAADYTKAEQLAELTATPRRRIGFFPGSTIGNFSPDEADAFLRDAARLLRGGGLLVGADLVKDERTLHHAYNDAQGVTAQFNLNLLVRANAELGANFELDAFSHCAFYDRERQRIEMHLVSDIAQTVHVRGHAFRFEAGERIHTENSHKFTIDGFHAIARRAGFEPDTVWTDADNLFSVHWLRSVDDIRA; from the coding sequence TTGCGCGAGACGTCTGACCAGACGGCCACGAGCGGTGGCCAGCAACCCGCCCGCGATTCGCGGCCGAGCGCGTTCGAGCGCGACCTGATCGACGGACTGTCGCGCACGCCGCGCAGCATTTCGCCGAAATACTTCTACGATGCGGCTGGCTCCGAGCTGTTCGACCGCATCTGCGAACTGCCCGAGTACTACCCGACCCGCACCGAGCTCGGCATCCTGCGCGATCGCGCGGCCGAGATCGTGCGGCGTGTCGGCCCGCATGCGGATATCGTCGAATTCGGCGCGGGCTCGCTCGAGAAGATCCGCGTGCTGCTCGACGCGTTCGCAGGCAACTACGCGAACGCGCCGGCGCGCTACGTGCCGGTCGACATCTCGGCCGACTACCTGCACGACGCGGCCGCGCGGCTGCGTTCGGCCTATCCGTGGCTCGACGTCGCGCCGATCGCGGCCGACTACACGAAGGCCGAGCAACTGGCCGAACTGACCGCGACGCCGCGGCGGCGCATCGGCTTCTTTCCCGGCTCGACGATCGGCAACTTCTCGCCGGACGAGGCCGACGCGTTCCTGCGCGATGCGGCGCGGCTGCTGCGCGGCGGCGGATTGCTGGTCGGCGCCGATCTCGTGAAGGACGAGCGCACGCTGCATCACGCGTACAACGACGCGCAGGGCGTGACCGCGCAGTTCAACCTGAACCTGCTGGTACGCGCGAACGCCGAGCTCGGTGCGAACTTCGAGCTCGACGCGTTCTCGCATTGCGCGTTCTACGACCGGGAGCGGCAGCGCATCGAGATGCATCTCGTCAGCGACATCGCGCAGACCGTGCACGTGCGCGGCCACGCGTTCCGCTTCGAAGCCGGCGAACGCATCCACACGGAGAACTCGCACAAGTTCACGATCGACGGTTTCCATGCGATCGCGCGCCGCGCAGGATTCG